A single Watersipora subatra chromosome 7, tzWatSuba1.1, whole genome shotgun sequence DNA region contains:
- the LOC137400852 gene encoding glycoprotein 3-alpha-L-fucosyltransferase A-like — protein MVTLRRLDGYQTGLSSRVIHCGKQKCLLQCGRNTTYGADLIFFNEKDVNYYVKPPSLNEQTLKAFLTKEPQNHLYTANHESWDGFFNYSVTYSEDSEEGRYFNFPRKLVRKSLSDRRNFALNYSTRHPRALWFVSHCLHRWKHHSVQSGRVEYVQELSKHFPIDAYTQHSVCKEQLGDLIKNEANKSEPALGEYTFYLSFESTLCTDYISEKFWKVLETNGQTIPVALGGSSIEEYEKVAPPNSFIHVKNFSSPKALAKHLKYVAKNDWAFNYYHEWRNYYLLPKRIMTRSIGTPYRFVTASYRFVAAPYLFVAASYMFVAAPYRFVATSYRFVAAPYRFVAVPYRFVAAPYRF, from the exons ATGGTAACGCTTAGACGTCTAGATGGCTATCAGACAGGTCTCTCGTCTCGTGTCATCCACTGTGGAAAACAAAAATGCCTTCTGCAGTGTGGTCGGAATACCACTTATGGCGCTgatcttatttttttcaatgAGAAGGACGTCAACTATTACGTAAAGCCGCCTTCTCTGAATGAACAGACTTTAAAAGCCTTCCTCACCAAAGAACCACAGAACCATTTGTACACAGCCAACCATGAATCATGGGACGGCTTTTTTAACTATTCCGTAACCTACTCTGAGGACAGTGAAGAAGGTCGATACTTTAATTTTCCGAGAAAACTAGTTCGTAAGTCTTTGAGCGATCGACGAAACTTTGCTCTAAATTACAGCACTCGACATCCTCGAGCGCTGTGGTTTGTTTCGCATTGCTTACACAGATGGAAACATCACAGCGTGCAAAGTGGAAGGGTTGAGTATGTTCAGGAGTTGTCTAAACATTTTCCTATAGATGCGTATACACAGCACAGTGTGTGCAAAGAACAACTCGGTGATTTGATCAAGAATGAAGCCAACAAATCAGAGCCGGCTCTTGGAGAATATACATTCTACTTGTCATTTGAAAGTACCCTCTGCACAGACTACATTTCTGAAAAGTTTTGGAAAGTTTTAGAAACAAATGGGCAGACGATCCCAGTAGCTTTAGGAGGCAGTTCAATAGAGGAATATGAGAAAGTTGCCCCACCGAATAGCTTTATACACGTAAAAAACTTTAGCTCACCAAAAGCTCTGGCCAAACATCTCAAATATGTAGCAAAGAATGACTGGGCCTTTAATTACTACCATGAGTGGAGAAATTACTACCTCCTGCCCAAACGGATAATGACCCGGTCAATTGGAA CGCCATACAGGTTTGTAACAGCGTCATACAGGTTTGTGGCAGCGCCATACTTATTTGTGGCAGCGTCATACATGTTTGTGGCAGCGCCATACAGGTTTGTGGCCACGTCATACAGGTTTGTGGCAGCGCCATACAGGTTTGTGGCAGTGCCATACAGGTTTGTGGCAGCGCCATACAGGTTTTAG